CGGTGGTGATGCAGCCTCCGCTGCGCGGGCCGTGCTGGAGACCGGCGAGTTCGACTACGCCTGGAACCTGCAGATCGACCCGTCGATCCTGTCCGAGATGGCCTCGGCCGGCAAAGGCAACGTGGTTTCCGCTTTCGGCACCGGCGTCGAGCGCATGATGGTCAACCTGACCAACCCGTCCTCGGAGCTGGGCGACAAGCGTTCCACGGTCGACGGCGGCCCGCACCCCTTCCTCACCGACGCCACCGTGCGGCGCGCACTGAGCCTCGCGATCGACCGCGAGACACTGGCTGCGGTCGGCTACGGCGACGCAGGCAAGCCGACCTGCAACGTGTTGCCGGCTCCGGCGATCTACGCCTCAACCGCCAACGACGAGTGCCTGGTGCAGAACATCGATCTGGCCAACCAACTGCTCGACGAAGCGGGTTGGATGCCCGGTTCCGACGGCGTTCGCGAGAAGGACGGCGTGCGACTGTCGATCCTCTACCAGACGTCCACCAACGCTGTCCGTCAGGACACGCAGGCGCTGGTGAAGCAGTGGTGGGGCGACATCGGTGTTGAAACCGAGCTGCGCAACATCGACGCCGCGGTCTTCTTCGGCGGCGATCAGTCGAGCCCGGACACCTTCCAGAAGTTCTACGCCGACATCGAGATGTACACCAACCTGTTCAACGGCACCGACCCCGAGGCCTACATGAACAACTGGACGTGCGGTGAGATCCCGTCGCCCGAGAACAACTGGCTCGGTGGCAACATGCCGCGCTACTGCAACCCCGCCTACGACGACCTGGCGGCACAGCTGGCGAAGACCGCGGCGATCGAGGACCGCGCCACGATCGCCAAGCAGATGAACGACATGCTGATGCAGGAAGGCGCGATGATCCCGCTGGTGCACCGCGGTCGCGTCTCTGCACACGGCAACTCACTCGGTGGTGTGAAGCTCAACACCTGGGACAGCGAACTCTGGAACGTGGCTGACTGGCACCGGGTGAAGTAACGCCCACCGCCAGCCGGGCCGCCTCCGGGCGGCCCGGTTCCCTTCCCTTCACCATCGCGCTGACCCCATGCTGAACTACACCCTGCGACGACTGTTGTTCGCGGTGCCCACGTTGCTGGTCATCAGCTTCATCATCTTTCTGCTCCTCGACCTCGCACCGAACGACCCGACCGGCAACCTGCCGATGACGATTCCGCCAGAGGTCAGAGAGAAAATCCGCATCAGCCTGGGGCTGGATCAACCGATCTACATCCGCTACATCAAGTGGCTGGAGCAGTTTTTCATCAGCGAACCGCTGTACGCGATCGA
The nucleotide sequence above comes from Pseudomonadota bacterium. Encoded proteins:
- a CDS encoding peptide ABC transporter substrate-binding protein; protein product: MRKHFVLTAAAAALLANSAWAGRGDDGHVNIIYWQAASILNPYLSGGTKDVESSSMIIEPLGRYDENGNLVAWLAEEIPTVANGGVAEDLTSITWNLKKGIKWSDGSDFTADDVVFTAEYCMDPNGGCQQETKFADVDKVEALDSHTVKITFSVAKPFPYGPFTGGESPIIQKAQFMDCMGPKAPTCTEQNFGPHGTGPFRVTEFRANDVISMEANPHYRDPDKPAFATLTFKGGGDAASAARAVLETGEFDYAWNLQIDPSILSEMASAGKGNVVSAFGTGVERMMVNLTNPSSELGDKRSTVDGGPHPFLTDATVRRALSLAIDRETLAAVGYGDAGKPTCNVLPAPAIYASTANDECLVQNIDLANQLLDEAGWMPGSDGVREKDGVRLSILYQTSTNAVRQDTQALVKQWWGDIGVETELRNIDAAVFFGGDQSSPDTFQKFYADIEMYTNLFNGTDPEAYMNNWTCGEIPSPENNWLGGNMPRYCNPAYDDLAAQLAKTAAIEDRATIAKQMNDMLMQEGAMIPLVHRGRVSAHGNSLGGVKLNTWDSELWNVADWHRVK